Proteins found in one Lathamus discolor isolate bLatDis1 chromosome 7, bLatDis1.hap1, whole genome shotgun sequence genomic segment:
- the BSN gene encoding protein bassoon isoform X2, giving the protein MQRALGMDMTTAPRSKSQQQLHSPSPSPSHSPAKHPPPSAADKTPPATRTLPSEPPKPHPTTPQRDPHGQGQPKPQEAARSSPQHQQAKPSPSEQRKATGDVGAKPAAPTPGAGAQEQPQEGLTGKLFGFGASLLTQASTLMSVQPEAPPPSQPSPGKVPPKIVFSDASKEAGPKAPGAQGRAGAAPAAKPGKPEQGVKPKEVPKAKVLCPLCKAEINVGSGEPPNYNTCTTCRQQVCNMCGFNPTPHLVEKNEWLCLNCQTQRLLEGSLGDPAPMPLPAPKQPAPGSPRHQPPAASQQQRAAAPAPTEPAAPPERQPSPAKSLRAGEQSKAPSPAPVEKKPPAPAEDKPLPKAAPEPPRAPESTAPKGKSVTPKPEVESKESRAPTEAPRAKEQEDGSKPYPPDLSRSPQSLSDTGYSSDGISSSQSEITGLVQQEEEKLSSTGLAGQSPPSPSELTKLESSMRPLLEGQGAPPEPTERGKSSTEPREEQRQRQRPRYLSITPEAFDSDEELEDILEEDEDSLEWENQRERRESAESSDEFGSKLRHDYVEDSSEGGFSPVPPRPKGREADVSDEEFMRRQILEMSAEEDNLEEEEEEGYGRTKYSVPKAGQKAEAEKGKEPAKRRLPHGASSMYEERKEVETAEGDDLSTAQGGLRRFKTIELNSTTGYGREMEMGQEVDASLDREPELEMESLTGSPEERSRGEYSSTLPATTPSYTSGTSPTSISSLEEDSDSSPSRRQRLEEVKQQRKARHRSHGPLLPTIEDSSEEEELREEEELLREQEKMREVEQQRIRSTARKTKRDKEELRAQRRRERSKTPPSNLSPIEDASPTEELRQAAEMEELHRSSCSEYSPSIDSEAESFDAVTSKLYKSGSEYNLPTFMSLYSPTEKGESGPSQPASKPLKSAEEAYEEMMRKAEMMQKQQVQQAQPAVSYSSTYQQVSYHGTEGQNSFDYQYTEEYRYDGGPAHPSQPSYPSGKAGAVYEEILQTSQSISRMHRSSSFDLSLEQGEKAKGQEEAYQEKHFLHAESAYADLMKQNGGPLTPGTSPTQLSAPVSFATSDSSTAKAIPDVRVTQHFAKEGQDPTKLQGTPAAPSPAFKAATTPYTYGKGASTVTTAAASPGSVLRTYSSPAPEAPSIPSRSYSPVKSTVSYGSQTEDISRSKAVVEISVQTAREKLPAASDSKPPPPKTYTFYKSSSPPLSPTSPTQSPTRTTKATAEFSTQTQSPLLPYEGPTAGPATSSPMVAQGTQTPHRAGSPRLARQPSSQDAPFMLIPLAADAASQTKPTSSGSSTSPTTSPTRPSRQLPAHGYSQAPETEQPLTAYIRVQPVKEHTQKAPAVTSAADGITGLYGWGALPAENISLCRISSIPGTSRVEPGPKVPSTNAVDLRTALKSAPIIITDQGMDLTSLATEARKYCLTLDHIPSRQSTAIQPLIINLNAQEQPHAIIAAASTASLAIASPMLLSQPKQPVVYGDPFQSRVDFGQGTGSPVCLAQVKQVEQGVQTAAVRASGVPVAKSEPSAAPQPKFARYGVPGQMVKKDMLITQTGAAQNVGGLQQPFLPEPGSELYRAVPVELKSQSPLLALGGKKSQVMMVQMEEAAAGPVTKVLKEEPPANVLDLTGMKPESQVACCDVVYKFPFGGSCTGAFNPTSKMPEKKAGEAAAPGRKASGPLYGSREPELPETFPFREQPAPAPPVYEEQKFYPTGAFGRLYSSMSDTNLSEIGMGYYPTKGDQPFASPAGDAAVDLSTMKHSYSVGFAEEGYLGQGLQYGSFSDLRQPAELLGRQLPMRRYSSASNIYSDYRFSPRADLSSFQESSLAHYSATTAREISRMCAALNSMDQYGGRHANGPDLMPYGPGAGPGGPGGLAAPQQGPVPPKPSGMYNPSFPEGRQGFGSLAQYNIPGVRLGTIRQMFPSTATVRAADGMIYSTINTPIASTLPITTQPASVLRPMLRGLYRPYGPGGVAAVPLASLARLPVVTPRVPLAAQGLYRYPAPSRPAPAASLMETPVYLGKPISTAPVAAGAGPAPKVPTTSGLQRAEPAGAAPRAEGPAAPAASKESGQAAPVAKPAQDGGAQREEREREEERQRKQQEHVLQLERERVELEKLRQLRLQEELERERAELQRHREKEQLLVQRELQELQCIKQQVLQQQQEERHAQLALQREQLAQQRLQLEHIHQLQHQLQQQLEEQKRQKSAFPAPAEPSARPPDGPAEVPRGLPQHNGHAWPPPGQAPLDGPAGPRYPAPQRPLSSSASDMSLQAEDSWEPGRGIKKRNSMPRLRDAYEKEASREAFAGRKTADSSVQTDEEDSEERYLLSRRRRVRRSTDCSVQTDEEDSGEWEQPVRRRRSRPSRHTEAGAEGKAEGTARGTASVGIQTISDCSVQTEPDQLLRVSPSIHITTHDPRVEIIKYISAPEKTQRGESLACQTEPEPAPQPGVVVPQLTVPTTIPPYSTNIQMVSTGPLDPHAIRQQTLGKFEKKKPDPLEIGYQSHLPAESLSQLVTRQPPRSPQVLYSPVSPLSPHRLLESSFATSERLNKAHVPPQKHFTTDLSPRQQTLPRPIKTMQRSLSDPKPISPTAEEAGKDRFSLYQHALLPGTQVGGLQSSPLSRKVKRTLPSPPPEEPHVPLASSATPQLYLSSLAPKATAPVTKASLLKELDRDLRLVEHEATKLRKKQAELDEEEKEIDAKLKYLELGITQRKESLLKERGGGRDHPYLRCAGDRRDYLSDSELHSLRLAAYDGTGLRPAPAGQYPDFAAASYGAYPYPAPQGPAAFPPPRLQHPQYPAASTAQDGLPAAPLPAFASPGAFAAPGAAYPELGTPGQPGFQPQNPYQAPSAFAGAATMPAAQPALFQSPADVAGAHQKPRQTSLADLEQKIPTNYEVIGAATSSSAIPDVTFSTAPASGGYEQYKAPEARQAERAGAAPGPTASFSSESLYTSLEQNIPRNYVMIEDISELTKESPAVEGQKAEPTGTGTDSRHGREKSELGDAESSSRPCCYSKAEEESEEDIYDHHGPDYRGKNSYHRGAESNGRVSGSSASSSYYYGDSEYRHSSRVDKHGSGAALPKHSSKNLAPAVVSSKRSKHRKQGMEQKISKFSPIEEAKDVESDLASYAATTSVGSSNVASRAKKLQEEITYGLKKNVYEQQKYYGVSSRDLVDEEERVYAAGRTRSSGYGVEKSSGREAGSRSKSYEREGAERSQKGGSKPSSLSMSQSRGRAPIRTQPSEEESPVSPLGKAVGGPRAVGGPGPQSAGDPCSQFCSSHSLPDVQKHIKDVPRSHSYKHEEGYGMDDAHCVVSDSEAYHLGQEETDWFDKPREARAERVRHYSGHSSSQKRPPVKHTYHDYDEPLDEDPWQHDDYPQHREHRHHREYDRHAGSSRHAGDEPPRRSAKQHPREPGRHEPRGHGPPAATKKAQQPEPRAPAPYGPSSAEYTPSSRPTAHHHGAETPKAQKPPQPHGPAAPAPKQEPLAHTQQPASRQQQAGQQAARQQPAARQAAQPTGSAQPEARGRTQGPPSARPPQQQQQPGPAQAAGKAPATVHAQPGGHPAPAPKPEQTDAPKPAAKVPQQPGRAPTSQPLGAAADVKAGPRAPGARGPASTAMGQPGAEGESVFSKILPGGAAEQAGKLTEAVSAFGKKFTSFW; this is encoded by the exons AAGAACGAGTGGCTGTGTTTGAACTGCCAAACTCAGCGGCTGCTGGAGGGCAGCCTGGGCGACCCTGCCCCAATGCCACTGCCCGCCCCGAAGCAGCCTGCGCCCGGCTCCCCCAGGCACCAGCCGCCAGCCGCCAGCCAGCAGCAGCGAGCAGCCGCGCCGGCCCCCACCGAGCCGGCTGCACCCCCCGAGCGCCAGCCTTCGCCTGCCAAGAGCCTCCGGGCTGGCGAGCAGAGCAaggcccccagccctgccccggtGGAGAAGAAGCCCCCGGCGCCGGCAGAGGACAAGCCGCTGCCCAAAGCTGCGCCGGAGCCTCCCAGAGCTCCTGAGAGCACGGCACCGAAGGGGAAGAGCGTGACCCCCAAACCGGAGGTGGAGAGCAAAGAGAGCCGGGCACCCACCGAGGCACCGCGGGCCAAGGAGCAGGAG GATGGGAGCAAGCCTTACCCCCCGGACCTGTCCCGCAGCCCCCAGAGCCTGAGCGACACCGGGTACTCCTCCGATGGCATCTCCAGCTCGCAGAGTGAGATCACAGGCCtggtgcagcaggaggaggagaagctgagtAGCACCGGGCTGGCCGGGCAGagtccccccagcccctccgAGCTCACCAAGCTGGAGAGCAGCATGCGGCCTCTCCTGGAGGGCCAGGGCGCACCACCGGAGCCCACTGAGCGTGGCAAGAGCAGCACGGAGCCGCGGGAGGagcagcggcagcggcagcggccACGGTACCTCTCCATCACCCCTGAAGCCTTCGACTCGGATGAGGAGCTGGAGGACATcctggaggaggatgaggaCTCGCTGGAGTGGGAGAACCAGCGGGAGCGGCGGGAGAGCGCGGAGTCGTCGGATGAGTTCGGCAGCAAGCTGCGGCACGACTACGTGGAGGACAGCAGCGAGGGGGGCTTCTCCCCGGTACCTCCCCGGCCCAAGGGCCGTGAGGCTGACGTGAGCGATGAGGAGTTCATGCGGAGGCAGATCCTGGAGATGAGCGCAGAGGAGGACAACCtcgaagaggaggaggaggaaggctaCGGGCGCACCAAGTACAGCGTCCCCAAAGCTGGGCAGAAGGCCGAGGCAGAGAAGGGCAAAGAGCCGGCCAAGCGGCGCCTGCCACATGGTGCCAGCAGCATGTatgaggagagaaaggaggTGGAGACAGCAGAGGGTGATGACTTGAGCACGGCACAGGGCGGACTGCGGCGCTTCAAGACCATCGAGCTGAACAGCACAACTGGCTACGGCCgggagatggagatggggcAGGAGGTGGACGCCAGCCTGGACCGGGAGCCTGAGCTGGAGATGGAGAGCCTGACGGGCTCCCCCGAAGAGCGCTCCCGGGGCGAGTACTCCTCCACCCTGCCAGCCACGACGCCCAGCTACACCTCGGGCACTTCGcccacctccatctcctcccTGGAGGAAGACAGTGACAGCAGCCCCAGCCGTCGGCAGCGCCTGGAGGAGgtgaagcagcaaagaaaggCTCGCCACCGCTCACATGGTCCCTTGCTGCCCACCATTGAGGACTCatctgaggaggaggagctgcgggaggaagaagagctgctgcGGGAGCAGGAGAAGATGCGGGAGGTGGAGCAGCAGCGCATCCGGAGCACGGCACGTAAGACCAAGCGCGACAAGGAGGAGCTGAGGGCCCAGCGGAGGAGAGAGCGCTCCAAAACCCCCCCCAGCAACCTCTCCCCCATCGAGGATGCCTCCCCCACTGAGGAGCTGCggcaggcagcagagatggAGGAGCTGCACCGCTCCTCCTGCTCTGAGTACTCACCCTCCATCGACTCAGAGGCTGAGAGCTTTGACGCAGTGACCTCCAAGCTGTACAAGTCAGGCAGCGAGTACAACCTGCCCACCTTCATGTCACTGTACTCCCCGACGGAGAAGGGCGAGAGCGGCCCCAGCCAGCCTGCCAGCAAGCCCCTCAAGAGCGCTGAGGAAGCCTACGAGGAGATGATGAGGAAGGCAGAGAtgatgcagaagcagcaggtcCAGCAGGCTCAGCCAGCGGTTTCCTACAGCAGCACCTACCAGCAGGTCAGCTACCACGGCACCGAGGGCCAGAACAGCTTCGATTACCAGTACACGGAGGAGTACCGATACGATGGTGGCCCCGCACACCCCTCCCAGCCCAGCTATCCCAGTGGGAAGGCAGGAGCGGTGTATGAGGAGATCCTGCAGACCTCACAGAGCATCTCCAGGATGCACCGGTCCTCCTCCTTCGACCTGTCCCTTGAGCAGGGAGAGAAGGcaaaggggcaggaggaggcgtACCAGGAGAAGCACTTCCTCCATGCCGAGAGTGCCTACGCTGACCTGATGAAGCAGAATGGTGGCCCGCTCACCCCTGGTACCAGCCCCACGCAGCTCTCTGCTCCTGTCTCTTTTGCCACCTcggacagcagcacagccaaggCCATTCCCGATGTCCGGGTCACCCAGCATTTTGCAAAAGAGGGGCAAGACCCAACCAAGCTCCAGGGCACCCcggcagctcccagcccagcatTCAAGGCTGCTACCACTCCTTACACCTACGGCAAAGGTGCTAGCACAGTGACAACggcagcagccagccctgggAGTGTGCTGCGCACCTACAGCTCCCCAGCTCCGGAGGCCCCATCCATACCTAGCAGAAGCTACAGCCCGGTGAAGAGCACTGTCAGCTACGGCTCGCAGACAGAGGACATCAGCAGAAGCAAGGCAGTGGTGGAGATCAGCGTGCAGACAGCCAGGGAGAAGCTCCCGGCTGCGAGCGACAGCAAGCCCCCGCCACCAAAGACATACACCTTCTACAAGAGCTCCAGCCCTCCCCTCTCACCCACCTCCCCGACACAGAGTCCCACCCGCACCACAAAGGCCACAGCAGAGTTTTCCACGCAGACGCAGAGCCCCCTCCTGCCCTACGAGGGTCCCACCGCCGGCCCTGCCACCTCTTCCCCCATGGTAGCACAGGGGACGCAGACCCCCCACCGGGCAGGCTCCCCACGCCTGGCGCGGCAGCCCTCCTCGCAGGATGCTCCCTTCATGCTGATCCCGCTGGCGGCTGACGCAGCCAGCCAGACTAAGCCAACCAGCTCCGGCTCCTCAACATCTCCCACCACATCGCCCACCAGGCCGAGCCGGCAGCTGCCGGCACACGGCTACAGCCAGGCACCAGAGACGGAGCAGCCACTGACTGCCTACATCAGGGTACAGCCGGTGAAGGAGCACACCCAGAAGGCACCCGCTGTGACTTCAGCCGCTGATGGCATCACGGGGCTGTACGGCTGGGGAGCACTCCCTGCAGAAAACATCTCCCTCTGCCGCAtttcctccatccctggcacatCCCGGGTCGAGCCAGGGCCTAAGGTGCCGAGCACTAACGCCGTGGACTTACGGACCGCGCTGAAGTCTGCCCCCATCATCATAACGGACCAAGGCATGGATCTCACCTCCTTGGCCACAGAGGCCAGGAAGTACTGCCTGACCTTGGACCACATCCCGAGCCGGCAGTCCACAGCcatccagcccctgatcatcaaCCTCAATGCGCAGGAGCAGCCCCACGCCATCATCGCGgcagccagcactgccagcctggCCATCGCCTCCCCCATGCTCCTCTCACAGCCCAAGCAGCCCGTGGTCTATGGAGACCCTTTCCAGAGCCGGGTGGACTTCGGGCAGGGGACCGGCAGCCCAGTGTGCTTGGCACAGGTGAAGCAGGTGGAGCAGGGCGTCCAGACGGCCGCTGTCAGAGCCAGTGGGGTGCCTGTTGCCAAGTCTGAGCCCTCCGCTGCCCCGCAGCCCAAGTTTGCAAGGTACGGTGTGCCGGGACAGATGGTGAAGAAGGACATGCTCATCACACAGACCGGTGCAGCACAGAATGTCGGTGGCCTCCAGCAGCCCTTCCTGCCGGAGCCGGGCTCAGAGCTGTACCGGGCAGTGCCGGTGGAGCTAAAAAGCCAGAGCCCTCTCCTTGCCCTGGGGGGTAAGAAGTCCCAGGTGATGATGGTGCAGATGGAGGAGGCGGCAGCCGGCCCAGTGACCAAAGTGCTGAAGGAGGAACCGCCAGCCAATGTTCTGGACCTCACGGGCATGAAGCCAGAGAGCCAGGTTGCCTGCTGTGACGTGGTCTACAAGTTCCCCTTCGGCGGCAGCTGCACCGGCGCCTTCAACCCCACCTCCAAGATGCCAGAGAAGAAAGCTGGGGAGGCGGCAGCGCCTGGCCGGAAAGCCAGTGGGCCCCTCTACGGCAGCAGGGAGCCAGAGCTGCCGGAGACCTTCCCCTTCCGGGAGCAGCCAGCACCGGCACCCCCAGTCTACGAGGAGCAGAAATTTTACCCCACCGGCGCCTTCGGCCGCCTCTACTCCTCCATGTCAGACACGAACCTCTCCGAAATCGGGATGGGCTACTACCCCACAAAGGGGGATCAGCCCTTCGCCTCCCCAGCGGGCGATGCCGCCGTGGACCTCAGCACCATGAAGCACTCCTACAGCGTGGGCTTCGCAGAGGAGGGGTACCTGGGCCAGGGGCTGCAGTATGGCTCCTTCTCCGACCTCCGCCAGCCGGCGGAGCTGCTGGGCCGCCAGCTCCCCATGCGCAGGTACAGCTCAGCCTCCAACATCTACTCTGACTACCGCTTCTCTCCCCGGGCAGACCTGTCCAGCTTCCAGGAGTCCAGTCTGGCCCACTACAGTGCCACCACAGCACGGGAGATCAGCCGCATGTGCGCCGCCCTCAACTCCATGGACCAGTATGGCGGCCGGCACGCCAATGGCCCCGACCTGATGCCCTACGGCCCCGGTGCCGGGCCAGGGGGGCCGGGCGGGCTGGCGGCTCCACAGCAGGGCCCTGTGCCCCCCAAACCCAGCGGGATGTACAACCCCAGCTTCCCTGAGGGGCGGCAGGGCTTCGGCAGCCTGGCACAGTACAACATCCCCGGCGTCCGCCTGGGCACCATCCGGCAGATGTTCCCTTCCACCGCCACCGTGCGGGCTGCCGACGGCATGATCTACTCAACCATCAACACGCCCATCGCCTCCACGCTGCCCATCACCACCCAGCCGGCCTCGGTGCTGCGGCCCATGCTGCGTGGGCTCTACAGACCCTACGGCCCAGGCGGTGTGGCAGCGGTGCCTCTGGCCAGCCTGGCCAGGCTGCCGGTCGTCACCCCCCGCGTCCCACTGGCAGCACAGGGCCTCTACCGCTACCCAGCGCCGAGCCGGCCGGCCCCGGCAGCCTCACTGATGGAGACACCCGTGTACCTGGGCAAGCCCATCAGCACAGCGCCGGTGGCAGCGGGTGCCGGTCCTGCTCCCAAAGTCCCCACCACCAGTGGCTTGCAGAGAGCGGAGCCGGCAGGAGCTGCGCCCCGCGCCGAGGGGCCAGCGGCACCGGCAGCCAGCAAGGAGAGCGGGCAGGCAGCCCCGGTGGCCAAGCCGGCTCAGGATGGAGGAGCGCAGCGGGAGGAGCGGGAGCGGGAGGAGGAGCGGCAGCGCAAGCAGCAGGAGCACGTGCTGCAGCTGGAGCGGGAGCGcgtggagctggagaagcttcGCCAGCTgcggctgcaggaggagctggagcggGAGCGCGCGGAGCTGCAGCGGCACCGGGAGaaggagcagctgctggtgcagcgggagctgcaggagctgcagtgcaTCAAGCagcaggtgctgcagcagcagcaggaggagcggCACGCGCAGCTGGCGCTGCAGCGGGAGCAGCTCGCGCAGCAGCGCCTGCAGCTCGAGCACAtccaccagctccagcaccagctgcagcagcagctcgaggagcagaagaggcagaaaagtGCGTTCCCCGCGCCCGCTGAGCCCAGCGCCCGCCCGCCCGACGGGCCTGCCGAGGTGCCGCGGGGTCTGCCGCAGCACAACGGGCACGCGTGGCCGCCACCCGGCCAGGCGCCGCTGGATGGCCCTGCCGGGCCCCGCTACCCCGCGCCACAGCGCCCGCTCAGCAGCTCGGCCTCGGACATGTCCCTGCAAGCCGAGGATTCCTGGGAGCCTGGACGGGGCATCAAGAAGAGGAACTCGATGCCGCGGCTGCGGGACGCCTATGAGAAGGAGGCTTCGCGGGAAGCCTTTGCGGGGAGGAAGACGGCGGACAGCAGCGTGCAGACGGACGAGGAGGACAGCGAGGAGCGGTACCTGCTGTCACGGCGGCGGCGGGTGCGGCGCAGCACCGACTGCAGCGTGCAGACGGATGAGGAGGACAGCGGGGAGTGGGAGCAGCCCGTGCGCCGCCGACGCTCGCGGCCCTCGCGGCACACGGAGGCTGGTGCCGAGGGCAAGGCGGAGGGTACAGCCCGCGGTACGGCCAGCGTGGGCATCCAGACCATCAGCGACTGCTCGGTGCAGACAGAGCCCGACCAGCTCCTCCGCGTCTCCCCCTCCATCCACATCACCACCCATGACCCCCGGGTGGAGATCATCAAGTACATCTCAGCTCCAGAGAAGACACAGCGTGGCGAGAGCCTGGCGTGTCAGACGGAGCCGGAGCCAGCCCCCCAGCCCGGCGTCGTGGTGCCCCAGCTGACGGTGCCCACCACCATCCCGCCCTACTCCACCAACATCCAGATGGTGAGCACGGGCCCCCTGGACCCCCACGCCATCCGGCAGCAGACCCTGGGCAAATTTGAGAAGAAGAAACCTGATCCCCTGGAAATTGGCTACCAGTCCCATCTGCCGGCCGAGTCCCTCTCCCAGCTGGTGACCCGCCAGCCGCCCCGCTCTCCTCAGGTCCTCTACTCGCCCGTCTCTCCCTTGTCCCCCCATCGCCTCCTGGAGTCCTCCTTCGCCACCAGTGAGCGGCTGAACAAGGCTCACGTCCCCCCGCAGAAGCACTTCACCACCGACTTGTCCCCACGCCAGCAGACGCTGCCGCGACCCATCAAGACCATGCAGCGCTCCCTCTCAGACCCCAAGCCCATCAGCCCCACTGCCGAGGAGGCCGGCAAGGACAGGTTCTCCCTCTACCAGCATGCGCTGCTCCCTGGCACACAG GTGGGGGGGCTGCAGTCAAGCCCACTGTCACGGAAGGTGAAGCGGACACTGCCCAGCCCACCACCCGAGGAGCCCCATGTGCCCCTGGCCAGCTCAGCCACCCCCCAGCTCTACCTGAGCAGCCTGGCACCCAAGGCCACCGCGCCAGTCACCAAGGCCAGcctgctgaaggagctggaccGCGACCTGAGGCTGGTGGAGCACGAGGCCACCAAGCTGCGGAagaagcaggcagagctggacgaggaggagaaggagatcGACGCCAAGCTGAAGTACCTGGAGCTGGGCATCACCCAGCGCAAGGAATCGCTGCTGAAGGAGCGTGGAGGTGGGCGAGACCACCCCTACCTGCGCTGCGCCGGGGACCGCCGCGACTACCTGTCGGACAGCGAGCTGCACAGCCTGCGCCTCGCCGCCTATGACGGCACCGGCCTGCGCCCTGCGCCCGCCGGGCAGTACCCTGACTTCGCCGCTGCCTCCTACGGCGCCTACCCATACCCTGCCCCGCAGGGCCCCGCTGCCTTCCCACCGCCAcgcctgcagcatccccagtaCCCCGCAGCCAGCACCGCACAGGATGGCTTGCCAGCGGCCCCACTACCTGCCTTCGCCTCGCCTGGTGCCTTCGCAGCCCCCGGCGCTGCATACCCAGAGCTGGGCACTCCAGGCCAGCCGGGCTTCCAGCCCCAAAACCCCTACCAAGCCCCGAGCGCCTTTGCCGGAGCGGCCACCATGCCAGCGGCACAGCCCGCCCTCTTCCAGAGCCCTGCAGACGTAGCTGGTGCGCACCAGAAGCCACGGCAGACCTCGCTGGCTGACCTGGAACAGAAGATCCCCACCAACTACGAGGTCATTGGCGCAGCCACCAGCTCCTCTGCCATTCCCGATGTCACCTTCAGCACCGCACCAGCCAGCGGTGGCTATGAGCAGTACAAGGCACCAGAGGCCCGGCAGGCTGAGAGGGCCGGTGCAGCTCCAGGCCCCACAGCAAGCTTCTCTTCAGAGTCCCTCTACACCAGCCTGGAGCAGAACATCCCCCGTAACTACGTGATGATCGAGGACATCAGCGAGCTCACCAAGGAGAGCCCAGCAGTGGAGGGGCAGAAAGCAGAGCCAACCGGCACAGGCACTGACAGCCGCCATGGCAGAGAGAAGAGTGAGCTGGGGGATGCCGAGAGCTCCAGCCGGCCCTGCTGCTACAGCAAAGCTGAGGAGGAGTCTGAGGAGGACATCTATGACCACCATGGCCCCGACTATCGAGGGAAGAACAGCTACCACCGGGGCGCGGAGAGCAATGGCAGGGTGTCAGGTAGCTCCGCCAGCTCATCCTACTACTATGGGGACAGTGAGTACCGGCACTCCTCAAGGGTGGACAAGCACGGCTCTGGTGCAGCTCTGCCGAAACATTCATCCAAGAACCTGGCACCTGCCGTTGTCTCCTCGAAGCGCAGCAAGCACAGGAAGCAGGGCATGGAGCAGAAGATCTCCAAGTTCTCCCCCATCGAAGAAGCCAAAGACGTGGAGTCAGACCTGGCCTCTTACGCAGCAACAACCTCAGTCGGCAGCAGCAATGTGGCCTCCAGGGCCAAGAAGTTGCAGGAGGAGATCACCTATGGCTTGAAGAAGAATGTCTACGAGCAGCAGAAGTACTACGGTGTCTCCAGCCGGGATCTGGTAGACGAGGAGGAGCGGGTCTATGCTGCCGGCAGAACCCGCTCCTCCGGCTATGGGGTGGAGAAGTCCTCTGGCCGGGAGGCAGGCAGCCGGAGCAAGTCCTATGAGCGGGAGGGCGCAGAGCGCTCCCAGAAAGGTGGCTCCAAGCCCTCGTCCCTCAGCATGAGCCAGAGCCGCGGGCGGGCACCCATCCGCACACAGCCCTCAGAGGAGGAGAGCCCTGTCAGCCCCCTGGGGAAGGCGGTGGGGGGACCACGTGCTGTGGGGGGGCCTGGTCCCCAGTCGGCAGGGGACCCCTGCTCCCAGTTCTGCTCCAGCCACTCGTTGCCTGATGTACAAAAGCACATCAAAGACGTGCCAAGGAGTCACTCGTACAAGCATGAGGAGGGCTACGGCATGGATGATGCCCATTGCGTTGTCTCGGACAGCGAAG CCTATCATTTGGGTCAGGAGGAGACAGACTGGTTTGATAAGCCCAGGGAGGCACGCGCGGAGCGGGTCAGGCACTACAGTGGCCACTCTTCCTCGCAGAAGAGACCCCCGGTTAAGCACACCTACCATGACTACGACGAGCCCCTCGACGAGGACCCATGGCAGCACGATGACTACCCCCAGCACCGCGAGCACCGGCACCACAGGGAGTATGATCGCCATGCTGGCAGCTCCCGGCACGCCGGCGATGAGCCCCCGCGCCGCTCGGCCAAGCAGCACCCGCGAGAGCCTGGCCGCCACGAGCCCCGAGGCCACGGGCCACCAGCTGCCACCAAGAAGGCGCAGCAGCCTGAGCCCCGCGCACCCGCACCCTAcggccccagctctgctgagtaCACCCCATCGTCCCGCCCCACTGCTCACCACCACGGCGCTGAGACGCCCAAGGCGCAGAAGCCTCCCCAGCCACACGGGCCGGCTGCCCCAGCGCCAAAGCAGGAGCCCCTCGCACACACGCAGCAGCCGGCGAGcagacagcagcaggcagggcagcaggcagCGCGGCAGCAGCCGGCAGCACGGCAGGCTGCCCAGCCCACGGGCTCAGCACAGCCTGAGGCGAGGGGCAGGACGCAGGGACCCCCATCGGCCCGgccaccacagcagcagcagcagccagggccaGCGCAGGCCGCGGGGAAGGCGCCGGCCACAGTCCATGCACAGCCAGGAGGGCACCCAGCGCCGGCG CCAAAACCGGAGCAGACGGATGCGCCCAAACCTGCAGCAAAAGTGCCACAGCAGCCGGGGAGAGCACCCACATCACAGCCTCTGGGAGCAGCAG CAGATGTCAAGGCCGGTCCGAGGGCACCCGGGGCGCGTGGTCCTGCCAGTacagccatggggcagcccgGGGCGGAAGGAGAGAGCGTCTTCTCCAAAATCCTGCCAGGGGGGGCAGCGGAACAGGCAGGCAAATTGACTGAAG CGGTGTCAGCTTTCGGCAAGAAGTTTACTTCGTTCTGGTGA